Below is a genomic region from Rhodohalobacter sp. 614A.
CTCTTCTCCGCAGAATTTATGACACCCACAAACCAGTCAATCTCCCGTTCAATACTATCTGCCAGATTTACTCTGAGCGATTCCGGCAGAACTTCCCACGTGTAGGTTTCAATTTCGTAATGGCGACAATCACTGTAAGTTTGCAGGGCTTTAAAAGCGCCGGAAATATGGTCACGGGTTGAGTTCAGCTCTTCCATCTCACCGGTAAAAATGGGTACATGAAAGTGAATGCGCCATTCTGTGGCTTCCTCATCAAAAATGAATTCCAGAGCTTCATCAAGATCCCTGTATTGTCGGAGTGAACCATTGGTTCGTCTTTCCACAACCTGGTGCAGGTACGTTGATTCAACAAACTGTTGAAGCTTCTGTTGAATCGATGTGCGCCTTTCCTTATTTCCCAGATCGGTTTTTACCGCGGCACTGATCTGTGCTTTTCCAATTCTAATTCCGGCTTCAGTAATTTTTTGAACAGCCGTTTCGGGATTTTCATATTCCACCGCAAAATGGCAAGTATCATAGCAGAGACGGATGTGATTTTTTAAAATCTCAACCCCTTTTTCAGTTGAAATGCCTTTTTCATTTTGCAGATATTCACTGCCTTGGGGCCAAAGGTGATCCTGAAAAAACCGAATCGATTCCTCACTGTTTTCTATCAGGCAGTCGGGTTCGGGTTCAATATCCAGATGCAGCTCATTTCCGTCCTCTTCAAAAAACCGATGCATCTCAAATGCCACTTCTGCAAGATGCCCGCAGGATGATTCTATCAGCTCCCGTTTTTCCTCTTCATTCCGGTTCCAGTACTTGTAGGATATCGGCGAAGTAGAGATACCGCCGTCGACATCATCGGGCAACAACTCATTCAAAATTTTGGACAGATCAAGCGTGTATTCCAATCTTTCTTTGCTGTTCCAGTCCGGCTTGTACACGTTGTCTTTCACTTTTTGATGATGAAAAGAGCCGTACGGAAACCCATTCATCGTAAAAACATAGAGATCATTTTCATGCAGCCATTTTTTGAAATGGGGAAGATGATCTCCATCTAACAAATCTTTCGCCGCCATGGCAGAAAGCCTCAAACCAACGCCAAACGGAGCCTCCGGCGAACATCTTTTTTTCAGTTCAGGAAGATAGGTTTTCAGCTCTTTGAAATGATCCTCCCAACGTTCGCCCGGGTGAATATTTGAGCAGTAGGTCAGATGCTGATTTTTACCCGTATTAAATTTCATTGTAATGAGTTACAAGTTACACCGGTTTCTTTTCGAATTTCTTTAACACATTCACAGCTTCCTTGCAGGTTTCCAAATCCATACTGTGAACATTCACGCCTTTCCCGATCTCTTCAAGAAGCATAATTGTCAACTGTCCGCCAAGGTGTTCCCTGAACTCTTCCAGTCCGTGAAGAATAGAATCCTTTGATTCAGGTTCGTCAATCTGATGTCCAAGCTCCGGGACGAACAGGTCAA
It encodes:
- the eboE gene encoding metabolite traffic protein EboE; the encoded protein is MKFNTGKNQHLTYCSNIHPGERWEDHFKELKTYLPELKKRCSPEAPFGVGLRLSAMAAKDLLDGDHLPHFKKWLHENDLYVFTMNGFPYGSFHHQKVKDNVYKPDWNSKERLEYTLDLSKILNELLPDDVDGGISTSPISYKYWNRNEEEKRELIESSCGHLAEVAFEMHRFFEEDGNELHLDIEPEPDCLIENSEESIRFFQDHLWPQGSEYLQNEKGISTEKGVEILKNHIRLCYDTCHFAVEYENPETAVQKITEAGIRIGKAQISAAVKTDLGNKERRTSIQQKLQQFVESTYLHQVVERRTNGSLRQYRDLDEALEFIFDEEATEWRIHFHVPIFTGEMEELNSTRDHISGAFKALQTYSDCRHYEIETYTWEVLPESLRVNLADSIEREIDWFVGVINSAEKSHE